From a single Lates calcarifer isolate ASB-BC8 linkage group LG12, TLL_Latcal_v3, whole genome shotgun sequence genomic region:
- the prickle2b gene encoding prickle-like protein 2b isoform X1, whose protein sequence is MFSRSTKRRNSSRSLNPADEPQRGQPCITCGDQCPGFALHQWRKICVHCKCRREEHAVPAMPVEMEKTVTKLMYDFQRNSTSDDDSGCALEEYAWVPPGLKPEQVHQYYSSLPEDKVPYVNSPGEKYRIKQLLHQLPPHDNEVRYCNSLDDEEKRELKLFSNQRKRENLGRGNVRPFPVTMTGAICEQCGGQINGGDIAVFASRAGHSVCWHPACFVCSLCNELLVDLIYFYQDGKIYCGRHHAERLKPRCTACDEIIFADECTEAEGRHWHMKHFCCFECETVLGGQRYIMKEGRPYCCSCFESLYAEYCDSCGEHIGIDQGQMTYDGQHWHATEGCFCCARCKRSLLGRPFLPKQGQIFCSRSCSLGEEPNGSDSSDSAFQSARSTRESRRSSKMGKSGGGGGGVQAERFSGEVDPLSLQMDLLSLSSQTPSLTREPPAWQNQEEAGDGYNYESQSDPTANPTPLQLLSQCNVRTSYNPACSGQNNQQQDHRIKENAGLKRPPISAMKGHSLNETWFQQPAPEEYYPPKLRTQKSFTEVSHCSQHHNGFSSDKRSISLHGFQRDRDRDAGPPAATQVARSRNPINALNFTEQLTPLEQTPRGSMESLALSNGTGNSADGGGKRQEHLSRFSMPDLSKDSGMNVSEKSNMDTLNSSVQFRSSESIHSLTASQPYMEMDPPRPSQYKVQYCDPPGMGGGMGMSHLPPGFTFQEEDRVSLVSSANAARLPPISERRVGGAGGGGGRGASVRIDAPDETPQRRRHHHHRSRRSRRSRSENALHLVADRRVRPQERPQLRVREDYDRFPPPRSARDQFGVGGGGGRYQPQLFRQCPRTTSDLTLQNPGASRRTGLSQYSWDDYDDDDWCSTCSSSSESEDEGYFLGEPIPRPIQLRYLSNQELVHKYNNTGMGGPNRSGQLHTRKRRKSKNCIIS, encoded by the exons GAAGATCTGTGTGCACTGTAAGTGTCGTCGTGAGGAGCATGCAGTGCCAGCCATGCCTGTAGAGATGGAGAAGACGGTCACCAAACTGATGTACGACTTCCAGAGGAACTCCACCTCAGATGATGACTCTGGCTGTGCCCTGGAGGAGTACGCCTGGGTGCCACCAGGACTCAAACCTGAACAG GTTCATCAGTACTACAGCTCCCTGCCCGAGGACAAGGTGCCCTATGTGAACAGCCCAGGAGAGAAATACCGCATCAAACAGCTGCTCCATCAGCTCCCACCCCACGACAATGAG GTACGCTACTGTAACAGTCTGGATGACGAGGAGAAGCGCGAGCTGAAGCTCTTCAGTAACCAGCGCAAACGGGAGAACCTGGGCCGTGGCAACGTCCGTCCGTTCCCCGTGACAATGACAGGGGCAATCTGCGAACAG TGTGGAGGCCAGATAAACGGTGGTGACATTGCTGTGTTTGCGTCACGGGCTGGTCACAGCGTGTGTTGGCACCCTGCCTGCTTCGTGTGCAGCCTGTGCAACGAGCTCCTGGTGGACCTCATCTACTTTTACCAGGACGGGAAGATCTACTGCGGCCGGCATCACGCCGAGAGACTGAAGCCACGCTGCACCGCCTGCGATGAG ATCATCTTTGCAGATGAGTGCACAGAGGCAGAGGGGCGTCACTGGCACATGAAGCATTTCTGCTGTTTCGAGTGTGAGACGGTGCTGGGGGGCCAGCGCTACATCATGAAGGAGGGACGACCctactgctgctcctgcttcGAGTCCCTCTACGCCGAGTACTGTGACTCCTGTGGGGAACATATTG GCATTGATCAAGGCCAGATGACATATGATGGGCAGCACTGGCACGCCACTGAGGGCTGCTTCTGCTGCGCCCGCTGTAAACGCTCCCTGCTGGGCCGGCCCTTCCTGCCCAAGCAGGGCCAAATCTTCTGCTCGCGCTCTTGCAGTCTGGGGGAGGAACCCAATGGCTCCGACTCCTCTGATTCAGCCTTCCAAAGTGCTCGCTCCACCAGAGAGTCCAGACGCAGCTCGAAGATGGGGAagagcggaggaggagggggtggagttCAGGCTGAGAGATTTTCAGGTGAGGTGGACCCTCTGTCTTTACAAATGGATCTTCTGAGTCTCTCCAGCCAAACGCCTAGTTTGACCCGCGAGCCGCCCGCCTGGCAGAACCAGGAGGAAGCAGGTGATGGGTATAATTATGAATCCCAATCAGACCCAACTGCCAACCCCACCCCTCTTCAACTTCTCAGCCAGTGCAATGTCAGGACTTCCTATAACCCTGCCTGCTCTGGACAGAACAATCAACAGCAGGATCACAGGATCAAGGAGAATGCGGGCTTAAAGAGACCCCCCATCTCAGCGATGAAAGGCCACTCTCTGAATGAGACGTGGTTCCAACAGCCCGCTCCAGAGGAGTACTATCCACCCAAGCTGAGGACCCAGAAGAGCTTCACCGAGGTGTCCCATTGCTCTCAGCACCACAATGGCTTCTCCTCTGACAAGCGCTCGATCAGTTTGCATGGCTTTCAGAGGGACCGGGACAGAGATGCAGGGCCTCCAGCAGCAACCCAGGTGGCAAGAAGCAGGAACCCCATCAATGCACTTAACTTCACAGAGCAACTGACCCCTCTAGAGCAGACCCCAAGAGGATCCATGGAGTCCCTGGCCTTGTCCAATGGTACAG GAAActcagctgatggaggaggaaagCGTCAGGAGCACCTTTCTCGTTTCTCCATGCCAGACCTGAGCAAAGACTCTGGAATGAACGTGTCAGAGAAAAGCAACATGGACACCCTCAACTCCTCAGTGCAGTTTCGTAGCTCCGAGTCCATTCACAGCCTCACTGCCAGTCAGCCCTACATGGAAATGGATCCCCCCAGGCCCTCCCAGTACAAGGTGCAGTACTGTGACCCTCCTGGCATGGGTGGGGGTATGGGCATGTCTCATTTACCGCCTGGTTTCACCTTCCAGGAGGAGGATAGGGTGAGTTTAGTGAGCAGTGCAAATGCTGCCCGCCTGCCACCCATCAGTGAGCGCAGGGTGGGaggtgctggaggaggaggcggtAGGGGGGCAAGTGTCCGGATAGATGCCCCAGACGAGACCCCCCAGAGGCGCcggcaccaccaccaccgctcCCGGAGATCCCGTCGTTCTCGCTCAGAAAACGCCCTCCACTTGGTGGCAGACCGAAGGGTGAGACCTCAAGAGAGACCACAGCTGCGTGTCCGAGAGGATTATGACCGTTTCCCGCCGCCAAGGAGCGCCAGGGATCAGTTTggtgtaggaggaggaggaggaagatacCAGCCACAGCTCTTCAGACAGTGCCCCAGGACCACTTCAGACCTGACGCTACAGAACCCCGGGGCCAGCCGACGCACCGGCTTGAGCCAGTACTCCTGGGATGATTATGACGATGACGATTGGTGCTCTACCTGCTCCTCATCCTCCGAATCAGAGGATGAGGGTTACTTTCTGGGTGAGCCGATCCCCAGACCCATCCAGCTGCGCTACCTCAGCAACCAGGAGCTTGTCCACAAGTACAACAACACGGGGATGGGAGGACCCAACCGCAGCGGGCAGTTACACACCCGCAAACGCAGGAAAAGCAAGAACTGCATCATCTCCTAA
- the prickle2b gene encoding prickle-like protein 2b isoform X2: MPVEMEKTVTKLMYDFQRNSTSDDDSGCALEEYAWVPPGLKPEQVHQYYSSLPEDKVPYVNSPGEKYRIKQLLHQLPPHDNEVRYCNSLDDEEKRELKLFSNQRKRENLGRGNVRPFPVTMTGAICEQCGGQINGGDIAVFASRAGHSVCWHPACFVCSLCNELLVDLIYFYQDGKIYCGRHHAERLKPRCTACDEIIFADECTEAEGRHWHMKHFCCFECETVLGGQRYIMKEGRPYCCSCFESLYAEYCDSCGEHIGIDQGQMTYDGQHWHATEGCFCCARCKRSLLGRPFLPKQGQIFCSRSCSLGEEPNGSDSSDSAFQSARSTRESRRSSKMGKSGGGGGGVQAERFSGEVDPLSLQMDLLSLSSQTPSLTREPPAWQNQEEAGDGYNYESQSDPTANPTPLQLLSQCNVRTSYNPACSGQNNQQQDHRIKENAGLKRPPISAMKGHSLNETWFQQPAPEEYYPPKLRTQKSFTEVSHCSQHHNGFSSDKRSISLHGFQRDRDRDAGPPAATQVARSRNPINALNFTEQLTPLEQTPRGSMESLALSNGTGNSADGGGKRQEHLSRFSMPDLSKDSGMNVSEKSNMDTLNSSVQFRSSESIHSLTASQPYMEMDPPRPSQYKVQYCDPPGMGGGMGMSHLPPGFTFQEEDRVSLVSSANAARLPPISERRVGGAGGGGGRGASVRIDAPDETPQRRRHHHHRSRRSRRSRSENALHLVADRRVRPQERPQLRVREDYDRFPPPRSARDQFGVGGGGGRYQPQLFRQCPRTTSDLTLQNPGASRRTGLSQYSWDDYDDDDWCSTCSSSSESEDEGYFLGEPIPRPIQLRYLSNQELVHKYNNTGMGGPNRSGQLHTRKRRKSKNCIIS; this comes from the exons ATGCCTGTAGAGATGGAGAAGACGGTCACCAAACTGATGTACGACTTCCAGAGGAACTCCACCTCAGATGATGACTCTGGCTGTGCCCTGGAGGAGTACGCCTGGGTGCCACCAGGACTCAAACCTGAACAG GTTCATCAGTACTACAGCTCCCTGCCCGAGGACAAGGTGCCCTATGTGAACAGCCCAGGAGAGAAATACCGCATCAAACAGCTGCTCCATCAGCTCCCACCCCACGACAATGAG GTACGCTACTGTAACAGTCTGGATGACGAGGAGAAGCGCGAGCTGAAGCTCTTCAGTAACCAGCGCAAACGGGAGAACCTGGGCCGTGGCAACGTCCGTCCGTTCCCCGTGACAATGACAGGGGCAATCTGCGAACAG TGTGGAGGCCAGATAAACGGTGGTGACATTGCTGTGTTTGCGTCACGGGCTGGTCACAGCGTGTGTTGGCACCCTGCCTGCTTCGTGTGCAGCCTGTGCAACGAGCTCCTGGTGGACCTCATCTACTTTTACCAGGACGGGAAGATCTACTGCGGCCGGCATCACGCCGAGAGACTGAAGCCACGCTGCACCGCCTGCGATGAG ATCATCTTTGCAGATGAGTGCACAGAGGCAGAGGGGCGTCACTGGCACATGAAGCATTTCTGCTGTTTCGAGTGTGAGACGGTGCTGGGGGGCCAGCGCTACATCATGAAGGAGGGACGACCctactgctgctcctgcttcGAGTCCCTCTACGCCGAGTACTGTGACTCCTGTGGGGAACATATTG GCATTGATCAAGGCCAGATGACATATGATGGGCAGCACTGGCACGCCACTGAGGGCTGCTTCTGCTGCGCCCGCTGTAAACGCTCCCTGCTGGGCCGGCCCTTCCTGCCCAAGCAGGGCCAAATCTTCTGCTCGCGCTCTTGCAGTCTGGGGGAGGAACCCAATGGCTCCGACTCCTCTGATTCAGCCTTCCAAAGTGCTCGCTCCACCAGAGAGTCCAGACGCAGCTCGAAGATGGGGAagagcggaggaggagggggtggagttCAGGCTGAGAGATTTTCAGGTGAGGTGGACCCTCTGTCTTTACAAATGGATCTTCTGAGTCTCTCCAGCCAAACGCCTAGTTTGACCCGCGAGCCGCCCGCCTGGCAGAACCAGGAGGAAGCAGGTGATGGGTATAATTATGAATCCCAATCAGACCCAACTGCCAACCCCACCCCTCTTCAACTTCTCAGCCAGTGCAATGTCAGGACTTCCTATAACCCTGCCTGCTCTGGACAGAACAATCAACAGCAGGATCACAGGATCAAGGAGAATGCGGGCTTAAAGAGACCCCCCATCTCAGCGATGAAAGGCCACTCTCTGAATGAGACGTGGTTCCAACAGCCCGCTCCAGAGGAGTACTATCCACCCAAGCTGAGGACCCAGAAGAGCTTCACCGAGGTGTCCCATTGCTCTCAGCACCACAATGGCTTCTCCTCTGACAAGCGCTCGATCAGTTTGCATGGCTTTCAGAGGGACCGGGACAGAGATGCAGGGCCTCCAGCAGCAACCCAGGTGGCAAGAAGCAGGAACCCCATCAATGCACTTAACTTCACAGAGCAACTGACCCCTCTAGAGCAGACCCCAAGAGGATCCATGGAGTCCCTGGCCTTGTCCAATGGTACAG GAAActcagctgatggaggaggaaagCGTCAGGAGCACCTTTCTCGTTTCTCCATGCCAGACCTGAGCAAAGACTCTGGAATGAACGTGTCAGAGAAAAGCAACATGGACACCCTCAACTCCTCAGTGCAGTTTCGTAGCTCCGAGTCCATTCACAGCCTCACTGCCAGTCAGCCCTACATGGAAATGGATCCCCCCAGGCCCTCCCAGTACAAGGTGCAGTACTGTGACCCTCCTGGCATGGGTGGGGGTATGGGCATGTCTCATTTACCGCCTGGTTTCACCTTCCAGGAGGAGGATAGGGTGAGTTTAGTGAGCAGTGCAAATGCTGCCCGCCTGCCACCCATCAGTGAGCGCAGGGTGGGaggtgctggaggaggaggcggtAGGGGGGCAAGTGTCCGGATAGATGCCCCAGACGAGACCCCCCAGAGGCGCcggcaccaccaccaccgctcCCGGAGATCCCGTCGTTCTCGCTCAGAAAACGCCCTCCACTTGGTGGCAGACCGAAGGGTGAGACCTCAAGAGAGACCACAGCTGCGTGTCCGAGAGGATTATGACCGTTTCCCGCCGCCAAGGAGCGCCAGGGATCAGTTTggtgtaggaggaggaggaggaagatacCAGCCACAGCTCTTCAGACAGTGCCCCAGGACCACTTCAGACCTGACGCTACAGAACCCCGGGGCCAGCCGACGCACCGGCTTGAGCCAGTACTCCTGGGATGATTATGACGATGACGATTGGTGCTCTACCTGCTCCTCATCCTCCGAATCAGAGGATGAGGGTTACTTTCTGGGTGAGCCGATCCCCAGACCCATCCAGCTGCGCTACCTCAGCAACCAGGAGCTTGTCCACAAGTACAACAACACGGGGATGGGAGGACCCAACCGCAGCGGGCAGTTACACACCCGCAAACGCAGGAAAAGCAAGAACTGCATCATCTCCTAA